The proteins below are encoded in one region of Haladaptatus sp. R4:
- a CDS encoding ATP-binding protein, whose amino-acid sequence MVLESWSISGRAGRRLIVALGGLYVVSGLGMPFSPFAHDWTAGIVSIFLLLVVGPGLILLYASYRLPRTEVRPDLFGSVAKWCLSGIVVMLAIVALIALLIDLLRPGNVLILTALASVSGLGMGFTDARAETRALNAEEQRLEAERYSKELKRYETIVETINDGIFVIDEDDRFTLVNETYAEMVGYDREELLGTHTSLVVEKGIDDLPIDAQREVLRDRGGKKTYDAVLKTSSEELLEVEATVGGLPEGENARHDLAGVVRDVTERNEREQQLERQNKRLDSFASMIAHELRNPLMIGQMYCNELPAEAAPLAVEYITESFDRIEDIIDVLLVITQGHEAIPESTPVELATVAESAWAKVETSNASLDVLIDATISADETYLEHLFRNLFENAIEHGGRDVTVTVGELATGFYVADDGAGISAEDEETVFEMGYTTASDYGGMGLGLAFVRELSDVYGWTCSLTDSETGGAQFEFSDVTKTAAAKSE is encoded by the coding sequence ATGGTGCTCGAATCGTGGTCAATCTCCGGCCGCGCAGGGCGGCGTCTCATCGTGGCCCTCGGAGGGCTGTACGTCGTTTCCGGTCTCGGAATGCCGTTTTCGCCGTTTGCCCACGATTGGACAGCCGGTATCGTCTCGATATTCCTCCTCCTCGTCGTCGGCCCGGGGCTCATCCTCCTCTACGCCAGCTATCGATTGCCCCGAACCGAGGTTCGTCCCGACCTCTTCGGCTCCGTCGCCAAGTGGTGTCTCAGCGGCATCGTCGTGATGCTCGCTATCGTCGCACTCATCGCGCTCCTCATCGACCTCCTGCGACCGGGTAACGTCCTCATCCTCACGGCGCTCGCCAGCGTCTCGGGTCTCGGAATGGGATTCACCGACGCGCGGGCCGAAACCCGCGCGCTCAACGCCGAGGAACAACGGCTCGAAGCCGAACGGTACAGCAAGGAACTGAAACGCTACGAGACCATCGTCGAAACCATCAACGACGGTATTTTCGTCATCGACGAGGACGACCGTTTCACGCTGGTCAACGAAACCTACGCCGAGATGGTCGGCTACGACCGCGAGGAACTCCTCGGCACCCACACGTCGCTGGTCGTCGAAAAGGGAATCGACGACCTTCCTATCGATGCCCAACGCGAGGTTCTCAGGGACCGCGGCGGGAAGAAGACGTACGATGCCGTTCTGAAAACCTCGTCCGAGGAACTACTCGAAGTAGAAGCGACCGTCGGGGGACTTCCAGAAGGGGAGAACGCTCGACACGACCTCGCCGGTGTCGTCCGCGACGTGACCGAGCGAAACGAGCGCGAACAGCAACTCGAACGGCAGAACAAGCGCCTCGACAGCTTTGCGAGCATGATCGCCCACGAACTCCGCAATCCGCTGATGATCGGACAGATGTACTGCAACGAACTTCCGGCAGAGGCGGCGCCACTGGCGGTCGAATACATCACGGAATCGTTCGACCGCATCGAGGACATCATCGACGTGCTGTTGGTCATCACGCAGGGTCACGAGGCGATTCCCGAGAGTACGCCGGTCGAACTCGCTACCGTGGCGGAGAGCGCGTGGGCGAAGGTGGAAACGTCGAACGCGTCGCTCGACGTTCTCATCGACGCCACGATATCGGCGGACGAGACGTACCTCGAACACCTGTTTCGGAACCTGTTCGAAAACGCCATCGAACACGGGGGGAGGGACGTGACCGTCACGGTCGGCGAGCTAGCGACCGGATTTTACGTGGCCGACGACGGTGCCGGAATCTCGGCCGAGGACGAAGAAACCGTGTTCGAGATGGGGTACACGACGGCGTCGGACTACGGCGGCATGGGTCTCGGACTGGCGTTCGTCCGGGAACTGTCCGACGTGTACGGGTGGACCTGCTCGCTGACCGACAGCGAGACGGGCGGGGCGCAGTTCGAATTCTCCGACGTCACGAAAACGGCGGCGGCGAAGAGCGAGTGA